The following coding sequences are from one Brooklawnia cerclae window:
- a CDS encoding HAD family hydrolase, with translation MATPNRLIANRPSAVLWDYDGTLIDTEPAWIQAEIDIMAARGARWTYEQGTEYCGTPWDVSSAALIAAARDQGRDLEMTEWEVYEAMASRVAAYIADNDLPWLPGARELLEGLASRGTPMAIVSASPIGVLQAGISRMPTGAFGAVVTGQEVTKGKPDPEGYLTAATRLGVLASECVVVEDSAFGTQAGRAAGAVVIAVPIMTELADTAGMIVLPSLAGVGPAELDGLFTGAREVVCD, from the coding sequence ATGGCAACCCCGAACAGACTGATCGCGAACCGGCCGAGCGCTGTCCTGTGGGACTACGACGGCACCCTCATCGACACCGAGCCGGCATGGATCCAGGCCGAGATCGACATCATGGCCGCGCGCGGGGCAAGGTGGACCTACGAACAGGGCACCGAATACTGCGGCACGCCGTGGGACGTGTCGTCCGCGGCCCTCATCGCGGCCGCGCGAGATCAGGGCCGTGATCTCGAGATGACCGAGTGGGAGGTCTACGAGGCGATGGCGAGCAGGGTCGCCGCCTACATCGCGGACAACGACCTGCCGTGGCTGCCGGGCGCGCGGGAACTCCTGGAGGGACTGGCATCCCGGGGAACGCCGATGGCCATCGTCTCGGCGAGCCCGATCGGTGTGCTGCAGGCGGGTATCTCACGCATGCCCACGGGCGCCTTCGGGGCCGTGGTCACCGGGCAGGAGGTCACGAAGGGCAAACCCGACCCGGAGGGCTACCTGACCGCCGCGACACGACTCGGCGTCCTCGCCTCGGAGTGCGTGGTCGTGGAGGATTCCGCTTTCGGTACCCAGGCGGGACGAGCCGCGGGAGCCGTCGTCATCGCCGTGCCGATCATGACCGAACTCGCCGACACCGCCGGGATGATCGTCCTGCCGTCGTTGGCGGGAGTGGGGCCCGCCGAACTGGACGGCCTGTTCACCGGGGCGCGGGAGGTCGTCTGTGACTGA